A single genomic interval of Natator depressus isolate rNatDep1 chromosome 14, rNatDep2.hap1, whole genome shotgun sequence harbors:
- the CANT1 gene encoding soluble calcium-activated nucleotidase 1, translating to MPVPPSQRLEWSESMSPLRISVGGLPVLASMTKAADPRFRLRWKAILVSSLSVALGLLLLCFHRSATGRPAPANAHNWRLSPLPGDRYNDTYPLSPPQRNSEGVRYRIGVIADLDTGSKGPQEHTWFSYLKKGYLTLSASGDRVTVEWDRADSVLESHLAEKGRGMELSELVVFNGKLYAVDDRTGVVYLIEGTTVVPWVILSDGDGTVGKGFKAEWLAVKDEHLYVGGLGKEWTTTTGEVMNENPEWVKVVGSKGDVGHENWVSNYNALRSAAGIRLPGYLIHESAAWSETLQRWFFLPRRASQERYDEKADEHRGTNLLLRATQDFSDIAVSHVGAAVPTHGFSSFKFIPDTDDQLIVALKSEEDDGKIATYIMAFTLDGRFLLPETRIGAMKYEGIEFI from the exons ATGCCCGTCCCGCCCAGCCAGCGCCTGGAATGGAGTGAGTCTATGAGCCCTCTCCGGATCAGCGTTGGTGGCCTTCCCGTCCTAGCGTCCATGACTAAGGCTGCTGACCCCCGCTTCCGACTGCGCTGGAAGGCCATCCTGGTGTCCTCGCTCAGCGTTGCCTTggggctgctcctgctctgctttcACCGCTCGGCCACGGGGAGGCCGGCCCCAGCCAACGCCCACAACtggcggctcagcccgctgcccggGGACAGGTACAATGACACCTacccgctgtccccgccccagAGGAACTCGGAAGGGGTGCGCTACAGGATCGGGGTCATTGCCGACCTGGACACCGGCTCCAAGGGGCCACAGGAGCACACCTGGTTCAGTTACCTGAAGAAGGGCTACCTGACCCTGTCGGCCAGCGGGGACAGAGTGACGGTGGAGTGGGACCGGGCCGACAGCGTGCTGGAGTCCCATCTGGCCGAGAAGGGGAGAGGCATGGAGCTCTCGGAGCTGGTCGTCTTCAATGGGAAGCTGTATGCAGTGGACGACCGGACGGGAGTGGTCTATCTGATCGAGGGCACCACAGTGGTCCCCTGGGTGATCCTATCGGATGGGGATGGCACCGTGGGCAAAG GCTTCAAAGCAGAGTGGCTGGCAGTGAAGGATGAACACCTGTACGTGGGTGGCCTGGGGAAGGAGTGGACCACGACCACCGGGGAGGTGATGAATGAGAACCCCGAGTGGGTGAAGGTGGTCGGCTCCAAGGGGGACGTGGGCCATGAGAACTGGGTGTCCAACTACAATGCACTGAGGTCAGCGGCTGGCATCAGGCTCCCAG gttACCTGATCCATGAGTCGGCCGCCTGGAGCGAGACGCTGCAGCGCTGGTTCTTCCTGCCGCGCCGGGCCAGCCAGGAGCGCTACGACGAGAAGGCCGATGAGCACCGGGGTACCAACCTGCTGCTGCGGGCCACGCAGGACTTCAGCGACATCGCCGTCAGCCACGTGGGGGCCGCCGTCCCGACCCACGGcttctcctccttcaaattcATCCCCGACACTGACGACCAGCTCATCGTGGCCCTGAAATCGGAGGAGGACGATGGCAAGATTGCCACCTACATCATGGCCTTCACGCTGGACGGGCGCTTCCTGCTGCCGGAGACCAGGATCGGGGCCATGAAATACGAAGGGATTGAATTTATTTAA